A portion of the Blautia hansenii DSM 20583 genome contains these proteins:
- a CDS encoding Cna B-type domain-containing protein: MKKKEKRNLRRLIAGILCICMIFQLPVQSVGVYANKGEISEKPNSVVSEKTSITEETIEETKDSAMPENLQDMMPFYKDGKVCIYNYEQLLKIGTQEKVYTGDKDGNLGTGEIVTVDGQEITYGLNQHYCLMNDIPVDQTKPWIFPSAFTGTIVSETARTDTTVYDQDSDTIYLYNRYQLELKNSETSADEVVMTDDATAERVGMGKVVFAKDGSKLTYGDNHNYVIASSFTTDTPELLASTLVEKTENTSDEQLAGRNHIGQVLYTDPSTQKTYILIGNELQLRAIGSNKQVTPMLFLKAEPKRVIGIPLGDTKIIPYYPGDADFNLNNFYEAGIPYTKSDFEKTDFQYITKMNKKEAIDRTLMDADLENPKGLLDGVLDIVGDLLGGLADALFGGEKEIVGLLNEDTTTPSIGVNKGEFVDLDTISKKYNQYKYSDDADYIIFRNIDLSKTGTYSNDMDDNWTPLMMAGSIVGDLNLEGHKGNSTYAKAKISNINIEQKTPIETNKYTGIGFFGTITNEVNAENLGVSSGTVKVSDITLENVTVDNQANKTTDNETIVSALVESLGWVVGGLLEGLVEGVLGLLTFGTVKISLQDALTGLLDARSTDPTTFATGAFAGRIVGDVEVSNCEVTGTVSVNSITNYSGGFVGYAEGVTEYDGLSKLLGEIEKLLASLLNVIPGLGAGDLITILLENGLAVGSLIPTGYYNPVISSCTVHGLTGNVGSGTTDFHGGFIGSQVGTRILDSDVEDSSYQILAKSYGGGFAGLSRDAEIKGTLSTIGIELIRVLQPQSLIINSHIKNCDYDVNGEDYVGGFIGAQANSYAINDTIASNNPITVTATKSNAGGFTGRATVGWTSELGTGDKANGLLEVVNKLLVGLLSSDPEKASMLLSLVGIHPSAILGCQIQATELAVSAGENYAGGMIGNGDGVYLGKSSPEYLNKLAFWKHSENPQYPTEQRGVITGLKSVSAGKNFSGGMAGFLGTASVGGLLNAAVGLGGYLGFTIDGIDVTGIASGFTVSAGGNYAGGGIGEAVGGLVQNSRINNVASVTAENRAGGFVGCAGPGDLAGTGGLELKLLGIKVLELKGLLSLGQGVEVQINDVNVNVNGTQTGLIVEATGKNAPGQVKEFIAGGFIGKSNSTKIKNSHTINLKLVKANAEDGYAGGFIGTSRTGGLAEVSDDTNVLELIEAGQLLTAVGYLIPSYKNCTVQYMGGADLSGVEADVAGGFVADMQSGTVDNQERGEGNYYAVYNLDYVKGGRYAGGFGGIVTSGALAGSEGGLSILGGLTSVSISVKDLLDLVQGYVPYVSYAGVKSEEGFVVEATKIKDVDMNSGSAGGFIGYGSGAQISTSDVSYLKYTQVEAPENLEAENAPTYWDEKKSTYAVTAPRYAGGYIGKMDIGNAASVGSGLKILGSQISLANVLDVLSVVVSTIEHSDVNGSPGGFSVLATDDTRLVGKAGGFAGEISGGHIQESNANLFAYVVGRESAGGYAGTIQPGSVANVLDKAEILNGLIRVENLLGALRTFVPSIKNSETTCVPCGGAVRADSKSKDGIIRGLAGGYIGHNYGGQIWGENTDKWKGKDYTGETRRCAVHRLRSVYGVEYAGGYTGLMQCANVADTGSLHLLMGIIKLDNPLAAVQAVYPTEEKTAVYGPLRNLDTDTWNKWVEFVGKYGAYGDKLQSLGPVTDQVTLDQYIQQYAYGYDVCAGRNTIAEKMIQGSSAGGYVGRMEGGTITDAFAMDLKEADAFRSAGGFVGEMLTGTVASTGNITLGKFDVAGSIPILQTFVPVIKNSHTEGYQSGARIKADGVDEKNPVGIAGGYVGKMVGGQIWGSDTEKCSITKLRRVDGTSYVGGYAGKVDPGSLTTIDTATNQGLLNQILGKLLEAPADLAKILNATVSTIQCAEVTAWDPWGVIVNGAHQNSQKAVNTSYAKAVGGFAGSLSGAVIGKKDVSSAGAKANGIRSVIGGEYAGGFFGLADVAAVAEVSGNGPTNTILNLINLGKIDVLDSFRTYVYDSKVEGSTDAGLSVAAHTEVETGQGVTLTYSGNAGGFGGALLDGSVKDSHVTNLSNVNAINHAGGFIGYSGKSGVLSIEKVDALGNAFSQLLGGSLGVLNVFGSNIHRCSVNGFNQGFTVATSGGKDEIAGGFVGYGDLARIVDCHAGNAQEQYKRLKLVKSNGIAGGFAGKTNFAYLGDIQLESTLLNEILTLVLNPLVKALYLAPENLPSSGLLNINLGIIKVQALCDGKVAHVNLLGLKISVELSKKSSENQQETDVAIITIGDSTVKLPCNEEGIIKGEKNEQNIRLTLIKANRTKIQDSSVSGVEQGYDVYGGHAGNDTDGTSEDGYSGGFIGRNIEGLLLDNNTYYCDVVRGTGGKVGPFTGESKLDSQYDFNTIQSVEGNKNLFRIYRDPNISLTEITSGNKKLNIGFTSDNLWNTYTMEHIMTVEKLGTLQDADMTGGTQQVELNAYISPAKAVLMEDVDTTENTGSSMTPEPSDTQDPCNEMVQIVINKVWADSNDQDKLRPEQITVTLHRKWMENGQEYSEIVPGYASFPITGSLTDDTWQKKIPNLPAYKMNDKGTICYYTYYVTETEIPEYTTKITASGDNYTFTITNSHFSILPDTGGMGVGIFLACGCLLFLFLYLTKRKNGKVKSQ, translated from the coding sequence TATAAAGATGGAAAGGTCTGTATCTACAATTATGAGCAGTTGTTAAAGATTGGAACACAGGAAAAGGTATATACCGGAGATAAAGATGGAAATTTGGGAACAGGAGAAATCGTAACAGTAGATGGGCAAGAGATTACTTATGGACTAAATCAACATTATTGTCTTATGAATGATATTCCGGTTGATCAGACAAAACCATGGATTTTTCCTTCTGCATTTACCGGAACGATTGTTTCTGAGACTGCAAGAACAGATACAACGGTATACGACCAAGATTCCGATACGATTTATTTGTATAATCGTTATCAGCTGGAATTAAAAAATTCGGAAACTTCGGCAGATGAAGTTGTGATGACTGATGACGCTACGGCTGAGAGAGTGGGAATGGGAAAGGTTGTATTTGCAAAAGACGGAAGCAAACTTACCTATGGAGATAACCATAACTATGTGATTGCTTCCAGTTTTACAACAGATACACCGGAACTTTTAGCTTCGACACTTGTAGAAAAAACAGAAAATACATCAGATGAACAACTTGCTGGACGTAATCATATCGGACAAGTACTTTATACGGATCCATCAACACAGAAGACTTATATCTTGATTGGAAATGAATTACAATTAAGAGCCATTGGCTCCAATAAACAAGTAACACCGATGCTGTTTTTAAAAGCGGAGCCGAAAAGGGTAATAGGAATTCCTTTAGGAGATACTAAAATCATTCCATATTATCCGGGCGATGCAGATTTCAATCTTAATAATTTTTATGAGGCGGGCATACCCTATACGAAGAGTGATTTTGAGAAAACAGATTTTCAATATATTACCAAGATGAATAAAAAAGAAGCAATAGATAGAACATTGATGGATGCAGACTTAGAAAATCCAAAGGGGCTTTTAGACGGGGTATTAGATATAGTAGGTGACTTATTAGGAGGTTTGGCAGATGCACTTTTCGGAGGAGAGAAGGAAATTGTCGGGCTTCTAAATGAAGATACTACCACACCGTCTATCGGAGTGAATAAAGGCGAATTTGTAGATTTGGATACAATCAGTAAGAAATATAATCAGTACAAGTATTCAGATGATGCGGATTATATTATTTTCCGTAATATTGATTTATCAAAAACCGGAACTTATTCCAATGACATGGATGATAACTGGACACCGCTTATGATGGCAGGTTCTATTGTGGGAGATCTTAACCTTGAAGGGCATAAAGGCAATTCTACTTATGCCAAGGCAAAAATATCCAATATTAACATTGAACAGAAGACTCCTATAGAAACCAATAAGTATACAGGAATCGGATTTTTTGGAACGATTACAAATGAAGTAAATGCTGAGAATTTAGGTGTGAGTTCTGGAACAGTAAAAGTTTCTGATATTACCTTGGAAAATGTTACCGTAGACAATCAAGCGAATAAAACAACGGATAATGAGACAATTGTCAGTGCATTAGTAGAGAGCTTAGGCTGGGTTGTTGGAGGATTACTTGAGGGTTTAGTAGAAGGCGTGTTGGGACTCTTAACCTTTGGAACAGTAAAAATCAGTTTACAAGATGCGTTGACCGGACTATTAGATGCACGCTCCACAGATCCGACTACATTTGCCACAGGTGCATTTGCAGGCAGAATTGTTGGGGATGTAGAAGTTTCCAATTGTGAAGTGACAGGAACGGTAAGTGTGAATTCTATTACCAATTATAGTGGGGGATTTGTTGGTTATGCAGAAGGTGTTACAGAATATGACGGACTATCAAAGCTTTTAGGGGAAATTGAGAAGCTTTTAGCATCCTTATTAAATGTTATTCCAGGTCTTGGCGCAGGAGATTTGATTACAATCCTCTTAGAAAATGGATTAGCTGTGGGAAGTTTAATTCCTACCGGATATTATAATCCTGTTATCTCTTCCTGTACAGTTCATGGCTTGACAGGGAATGTTGGAAGCGGAACAACGGATTTCCATGGAGGATTTATTGGAAGTCAGGTAGGTACCAGAATTCTGGACTCCGATGTAGAGGATAGCAGCTATCAGATTTTAGCAAAAAGCTATGGGGGTGGATTTGCAGGACTTTCCAGAGATGCAGAAATCAAAGGAACATTGTCTACCATTGGTATAGAATTAATCCGAGTATTACAGCCACAATCGCTTATTATTAACTCTCATATTAAAAATTGTGATTACGATGTTAATGGAGAGGATTATGTCGGTGGATTTATAGGAGCACAGGCAAATAGCTATGCAATTAATGACACCATTGCTTCAAATAATCCAATTACAGTTACTGCAACAAAGAGTAATGCCGGTGGATTTACCGGAAGAGCAACGGTAGGCTGGACATCGGAACTGGGAACAGGAGATAAAGCTAATGGTTTGCTGGAAGTTGTGAATAAGCTTTTGGTAGGCTTGTTATCTAGTGATCCTGAAAAAGCCAGTATGTTATTATCTCTTGTTGGTATTCATCCATCTGCCATACTTGGATGTCAAATTCAAGCGACGGAATTAGCTGTTTCAGCAGGTGAAAACTATGCCGGAGGAATGATTGGAAATGGAGATGGTGTTTATCTTGGAAAATCAAGTCCGGAATATCTAAATAAGCTTGCTTTTTGGAAGCATAGTGAGAATCCTCAATATCCAACAGAGCAGAGGGGAGTTATCACAGGACTTAAAAGTGTTTCGGCAGGTAAGAATTTTTCAGGTGGAATGGCTGGATTTTTAGGAACTGCCAGTGTAGGTGGTCTTTTAAATGCGGCGGTTGGACTTGGAGGTTATCTGGGATTTACGATAGATGGAATAGATGTGACAGGTATAGCATCAGGATTTACCGTTTCAGCAGGTGGAAACTATGCCGGTGGCGGTATTGGAGAAGCGGTAGGAGGACTTGTTCAAAACAGTAGAATAAACAACGTGGCATCTGTAACAGCAGAAAATCGTGCGGGCGGTTTTGTGGGCTGTGCAGGTCCCGGAGATTTGGCAGGAACAGGCGGCTTAGAATTGAAGCTGCTGGGTATAAAAGTGTTAGAACTTAAAGGTCTTCTTTCTTTAGGACAGGGTGTGGAAGTACAAATTAACGATGTAAATGTAAATGTGAATGGAACACAAACCGGTCTTATAGTAGAAGCAACAGGTAAGAATGCCCCGGGTCAAGTGAAAGAATTTATTGCCGGTGGATTTATTGGGAAAAGTAATAGTACGAAAATTAAGAATAGTCATACAATAAATTTAAAACTGGTGAAAGCAAATGCAGAGGATGGCTATGCCGGAGGATTTATCGGTACATCTCGTACAGGAGGTCTTGCAGAGGTATCAGATGACACAAATGTATTAGAACTTATAGAGGCAGGACAACTTCTTACTGCGGTGGGATATTTAATTCCATCTTATAAAAATTGTACTGTTCAATATATGGGCGGAGCAGATCTGTCAGGTGTTGAAGCAGATGTGGCTGGTGGTTTTGTAGCTGATATGCAAAGCGGTACAGTGGATAATCAAGAGCGGGGAGAAGGAAACTATTATGCAGTTTATAATCTGGACTATGTAAAGGGAGGGCGCTATGCCGGGGGTTTCGGAGGTATTGTCACTTCAGGCGCGCTAGCTGGTTCAGAAGGAGGTCTATCCATTCTCGGAGGGTTGACAAGTGTAAGTATCAGTGTGAAGGATCTTCTTGATTTAGTACAAGGGTATGTACCTTATGTCTCCTATGCAGGTGTAAAATCAGAAGAAGGATTTGTAGTGGAAGCTACAAAAATAAAAGATGTTGATATGAATTCCGGTAGTGCCGGTGGCTTTATCGGATATGGAAGTGGAGCACAGATTAGTACAAGCGATGTTTCTTATTTGAAATATACTCAAGTAGAAGCACCGGAAAATCTTGAAGCAGAGAATGCACCAACGTATTGGGATGAGAAAAAAAGTACTTATGCTGTAACAGCTCCAAGATATGCAGGTGGATATATTGGGAAAATGGATATTGGAAACGCTGCTTCTGTAGGAAGCGGATTGAAAATCCTTGGCAGTCAAATCTCCCTTGCAAACGTTTTAGATGTGCTATCTGTTGTTGTATCTACTATTGAACATTCAGATGTAAATGGCAGTCCCGGAGGATTTAGTGTATTAGCCACAGATGATACAAGGCTTGTGGGCAAAGCCGGAGGCTTTGCCGGTGAAATATCCGGCGGGCATATACAGGAAAGCAATGCCAATTTATTCGCTTATGTAGTTGGAAGAGAAAGCGCCGGTGGATATGCCGGAACAATTCAGCCAGGAAGTGTGGCAAATGTTCTGGATAAGGCAGAAATTCTCAATGGTTTAATTCGTGTAGAGAATTTATTGGGAGCGCTGCGTACCTTTGTACCATCCATTAAAAACAGTGAAACAACCTGTGTGCCTTGTGGCGGAGCTGTTCGAGCAGATTCAAAGAGTAAGGATGGTATTATCAGAGGATTAGCCGGTGGTTACATTGGTCATAATTATGGCGGACAAATCTGGGGAGAAAATACTGATAAGTGGAAAGGGAAAGATTATACCGGAGAGACAAGACGATGTGCAGTCCACCGATTACGTTCTGTGTATGGCGTAGAGTATGCCGGTGGTTATACAGGTCTGATGCAATGTGCAAATGTTGCAGATACAGGAAGTTTACACTTATTAATGGGGATTATAAAACTGGACAATCCACTTGCAGCAGTACAGGCTGTTTATCCAACGGAAGAAAAAACAGCCGTATATGGTCCATTGCGTAATCTGGATACAGATACATGGAATAAGTGGGTTGAATTTGTAGGTAAATATGGAGCTTACGGAGATAAGCTTCAAAGTTTGGGACCTGTTACCGATCAAGTGACCTTAGATCAGTATATTCAACAATATGCCTATGGATATGATGTGTGTGCAGGTAGAAACACAATCGCAGAAAAAATGATCCAAGGAAGTTCTGCCGGAGGATATGTGGGCAGAATGGAAGGCGGTACAATTACCGATGCCTTTGCCATGGATTTAAAAGAAGCAGATGCCTTTCGCAGTGCAGGTGGCTTTGTAGGAGAAATGCTTACAGGAACTGTGGCAAGTACAGGAAATATTACACTAGGAAAATTTGATGTAGCCGGAAGCATTCCGATATTGCAGACATTTGTTCCTGTGATTAAAAATTCACATACAGAGGGATATCAATCCGGAGCCAGAATTAAAGCAGATGGCGTAGATGAAAAAAATCCGGTGGGTATTGCCGGAGGATATGTGGGAAAAATGGTCGGAGGACAGATTTGGGGAAGTGATACTGAAAAATGTAGCATTACAAAACTCCGACGGGTAGATGGAACATCTTATGTCGGAGGATATGCCGGAAAGGTAGACCCGGGAAGTCTTACAACCATTGATACCGCTACAAATCAAGGGCTTCTAAATCAAATTTTAGGAAAGTTGTTAGAAGCGCCAGCCGACCTTGCAAAGATTTTGAATGCAACGGTATCGACAATTCAATGTGCAGAGGTAACAGCATGGGATCCATGGGGAGTTATTGTAAATGGCGCACATCAGAATTCACAAAAAGCTGTAAATACGTCCTATGCAAAAGCAGTAGGAGGATTTGCCGGAAGCTTATCGGGAGCTGTAATCGGTAAAAAAGATGTGTCCTCAGCAGGTGCAAAAGCAAATGGAATTCGCTCTGTAATCGGAGGAGAATATGCCGGTGGATTCTTTGGTCTTGCTGATGTAGCGGCAGTTGCAGAAGTATCTGGAAACGGACCGACAAACACCATTTTAAACCTGATTAATTTAGGAAAAATCGATGTTTTGGACTCCTTCCGTACTTATGTTTATGATAGTAAAGTAGAGGGGAGTACAGATGCAGGGTTAAGTGTTGCCGCACATACAGAAGTGGAAACAGGACAAGGTGTTACCTTAACGTATAGTGGTAATGCTGGAGGCTTTGGCGGAGCATTGCTAGATGGCTCTGTAAAAGATAGTCATGTTACAAACCTTTCCAATGTAAATGCAATTAACCATGCCGGAGGTTTTATCGGGTATTCGGGAAAGAGTGGCGTGCTCTCTATTGAAAAAGTAGATGCGTTAGGAAATGCCTTCTCCCAGCTGCTGGGAGGTTCTCTTGGAGTACTAAATGTGTTTGGTTCGAATATTCACCGATGCAGCGTAAATGGATTTAATCAGGGATTTACAGTTGCTACAAGTGGCGGAAAAGATGAAATTGCCGGAGGCTTTGTAGGATATGGCGACCTTGCAAGGATTGTAGATTGTCATGCAGGAAATGCACAAGAACAGTATAAAAGACTGAAGTTGGTAAAAAGCAATGGAATTGCCGGAGGTTTTGCAGGAAAAACAAACTTTGCGTACTTAGGAGATATTCAACTGGAGTCTACACTTTTAAATGAAATTTTAACACTTGTACTTAATCCACTGGTAAAAGCATTGTACTTAGCACCGGAGAACTTACCATCTTCTGGTTTATTGAATATCAATCTTGGTATTATAAAAGTGCAAGCGTTATGTGATGGAAAAGTGGCACACGTAAACTTGTTAGGACTTAAAATTTCCGTAGAGCTTTCTAAAAAGTCATCAGAAAATCAGCAAGAAACAGATGTTGCCATTATAACCATTGGGGACTCTACTGTGAAATTACCTTGTAATGAAGAGGGAATTATAAAGGGCGAAAAGAATGAACAGAATATTCGACTTACCTTAATTAAAGCAAACCGTACGAAAATCCAAGACAGTTCTGTTTCCGGTGTGGAACAGGGGTATGATGTTTATGGTGGTCATGCTGGAAATGACACAGACGGAACAAGTGAAGATGGATACAGCGGAGGCTTTATCGGCCGTAATATAGAAGGGCTTTTATTAGACAATAATACCTATTATTGTGACGTTGTTCGAGGAACTGGAGGAAAAGTTGGTCCGTTTACCGGAGAGAGCAAGTTAGATTCTCAATATGACTTTAATACAATACAAAGTGTAGAAGGAAATAAGAATTTATTCCGAATTTATCGTGACCCAAATATATCATTAACAGAAATTACATCTGGAAATAAAAAATTGAATATTGGGTTTACAAGTGATAATCTATGGAACACATATACCATGGAACATATTATGACAGTGGAAAAATTAGGAACATTACAAGATGCAGATATGACTGGTGGTACACAACAAGTTGAGTTGAATGCATATATCTCACCTGCCAAAGCTGTTCTTATGGAAGATGTAGACACAACGGAAAATACAGGCTCGTCTATGACACCGGAACCTTCGGATACACAAGATCCTTGTAACGAAATGGTACAGATTGTTATTAATAAGGTATGGGCAGATTCAAATGATCAGGATAAGCTTCGACCAGAGCAAATTACGGTAACATTACATAGAAAGTGGATGGAGAATGGACAAGAGTACAGTGAAATAGTACCTGGGTATGCTAGTTTTCCTATTACAGGTTCACTTACAGATGATACCTGGCAGAAAAAGATACCAAATCTGCCTGCGTATAAAATGAATGACAAGGGTACAATCTGTTATTATACATATTATGTGACAGAAACGGAAATTCCAGAATACACTACAAAGATTACTGCTTCAGGCGATAATTATACATTTACTATTACAAATTCACATTTTTCAATTTTGCCGGATACGGGAGGAATGGGAGTAGGCATTTTTCTGGCATGCGGATGTCTTCTTTTCTTATTCTTGTACTTGACAAAACGGAAAAATGGGAAAGTAAAAAGTCAGTAA